In Vitis riparia voucher Wen_12938 chloroplast, complete genome, the genomic window ATTTATCGCGAATGATATAATCATTACTTATAGTATGCCCGGCCCGAATCAGCATATTTTTTTGTTTTACGCCCCGTAACTCTTCCTCAGCCAGGCTTGGGCAGAATAGCAGAGCAAGTACAAGTATTAGTAGCATAGCAAAAATGCGTTCCTCGTCATTAATATGTTTGCTCGCGGTAATTGTGGCCTCTCGGGAGAATCGATGACTGCATCTTTGATGCACTGCTAGTACTAGTACATCTGAGAATTCTTAATTGGCTAGTTGTAAATAGCCCCAGGACTATGGAACAAAGGATTATCCCGGACCTACACCGAGGTATTGACGGTGATTCTCAAATATCGCAGAACAGAATGTGATACGATGAGATAGAATGCAATAGAAACAAGGACAGGGAACGGGTTACCTACTCTTAACGGTCAAAGCGAACCCTTTCATTCTGAATTAAAGAATTCAGAATGAATCAAATCTCCCCAAGTAGGATTCGAACCTACGACCAGTCAGTTAACAGCCGACCGCTCTACCACTGAGCTACTGAGGAACAACGGGAGATTAGATCTCATAGAGTTCAATTCCCGTTCTCAACCCATGATCAATATGAGCTCGAAGCTTCCTTCGTAACTCCCGGAACTTCTTCGTAGTGGCTCCGTTCCATGCCTCATTTCATAGGGAACCTCAAAGTGGCTCTATTTCATTATATTCCATCCATATCCCAATTCCATTCATTTAATATCCCTTTGGTGTCATTGACATAAGAGATGTCGTTTCTAGTCTATCTATTTCTATATATGGAAAGTTAAAAAATCATCATATAATAATCCAGAAATTGCAATAGAAAAGAAAAGAAAAAGGGAGGTTTGTGATGATTTTAAAATCTTTTCTACTAGGTAATCTAGTATCCTTATGCATGAAGATAATCAATTCGGTCGTTGTGGTCGGACTCTATTATGGATTTCTGACCACATTCTCCATAGGGCCCTCTTATCTCTTCCTTCTCCGAGCTCAGGTTATGGAAGAAGGAGAAGAAGGAACCGAGAAGAAGGTATCAGCAATAACTGGTTTTATTACGGGACAGCTCATGATGTTCATATCGATCTATTATGCGCCTCTGCATCTAGCATTGGGTAGACCTCATACAATAACTGTCCTAGCTCTACCGTATCTTTTGTTTCATTTCTTCTGGAACAATCACAAACACTTTTTTGATTATGGATCTACTACCAGAAATTCAATGCGTAATCTCAGCATTCAATGTGTATTCCTGAATAATCTCATTTTTCAATTATTAAACCATTTCATTTTACCAAGTTCAATGTTAGCCAGATTAGTCAACATTTATATGTTTCGATGCAACAACAAGATGTTATTTGTAACAAGTAGTTTTGTTGGTTGGTTAATTGGTCACATTTTATTCATGAAATGGGTTGGATTGGTATTAGTCTGGATACGGCAAAATCCTTCTATTAGATCTAATGTACTTATTCGATCTAATAAGTACCTTGTGTCAGAATTGAGAAATTCTATGGCTCGAATCTTTAGTATTCTCTTATTTATTACCTGTGTCTACTATTTAGGCAGAATACCGTCACCCATTCTTACTAAGAAAATGAAAGAAACCTCAGAAACGGAAGAAAGAGGGGAAAGTGAGGAAGAAACAGATGTAGAAATAGAAAGAACTTCCGAAACGAAGGGAACTAAACAGGAACAAGAGAGATCCACCGAAGAAGATCCTTCTCCTTCCCTTTTTTCGGAAGAAAAGGAGGATCCGGACAAAATCGATGAAACGGAAGAGATCCGAGTAAATGGAAAGGAAAAAACAAAGGATGAATTCCACTTTAAAGAGACATGCTACAAAAATAGCCCAGTTTATGAAACTTCTTATCTGGATGGGAATCAAGAAAATTCGAAGTTAGAAATACTTAAAGAAGATGAAGATAATAAAAACAAAAAATGGTTTGAAAAACCCCTTGTGACTCTTCTTTTTGACTATAAACGATGTCTTTAAATATTTTTTATTTTATTGATTCAAAAAAAAGTAGGAAATTAATAATAAGATTGATACAGAAGATAAATACAAAAAAAGATAAGAGGAGATGCGTCCACCCCCTACATATTTGATACTTTCTCCTACAAAAAAACTCGTAACACCAACCCCATTCGTAATTCCATCAATTACTCGTCCATCAAAAAAATGAGTTAGTTCCGCTAATCCTCTTATACCCTTAGTTAAGGATGTTTCATAAAAAGCATCTATGTAACCACGATTATATGACCAATTATATACCTTATTTATTATTTTATCCCAAAAAATTCTCTTAGGAACTTTTTTGGCAACTGAATTAATTAAATCCAAATTTTGTAAAGATGAATAAACAGGATTATATAAAAGAGACGCTAAAAATATTCCAAAATAAGATATACTGACTGAAAAAATTGCATTTATAACAAATTCATACCAATCCCCATAGTTATTCAAATTTTTATGTAAAAGGTTTGTAGCCGGATTTAACCATTTCGATAATATATCAAAATCCATTCTTTCTTGATTGAAAGGAATTCCTATGGCTCCAACGAACAAAGTAAATAGGGCTAATGCAAACAGAGGGAATAACATAGTATTGTCCGATTCCTGGGGATACAAAAAAGTGTTCTTATTGTCAAACTGATTAATAGTAATAAAGGGTCGTGTCATCTTTCTTACATTACCATCAAGTCGATATACTTTCTTCGAAAAAAAAGAAGCCTTTTCATTTTCATTATTATTCGTTGTTAATAGAGTTAATAAACGAATTTTTTTTTTAATTGTTTTTTGACCTTCTTTACCCCATAGAGATATTGAATAGAACAAGCTGCTTTTTTTTCCACTGTAATTTTTACAATGAACATTAAAATATCCTTCAAAAGTAAGTAAATAGATCCGAAACATATAAAATGCGGTTAATCCTGCCGTTAAACAAGCTATTATTGCAAAAATAGGTGAATACAACCAACTATCATTAAGAATTTCATCTTTGGACCAAAAACAAGCAAGAGGCGGAATACCACAAAGAGAGAGTGTACCTAATAAAAAGGTATTTTTTGTAATTGGCACATGTTTTGTTAAACCACCCATAAGAACCATATTTTGACTTTTATCTGGAGAATATCCAACAATAGCTTCCATTGAATGAATAATCGATCCGGATCCTAAAAACAATAATGCTTTCGAATAAGCATGAGTAATCAAATGAAATAAAGCAGCTCGATAAGACCCCATACCTAGGGCTAACATCGTATAACCCAATTGAGACATTGTGGAATAGGCCAAACTTTTCTTAATATCTTTTTGAGCAAGAGCTAAAGTAGCTCCTAATAATATTGTTATTATACCTATCAAAGATATTAGATTCATTATGTAAGGTATGACTATGAAAAGAGGAAAAAGGCGAGCTACAAGAAAAATTCCCGCTGCTACCATAGTAGCAGCATGTATAAGAGCCGAAATAGGAGTAGGCCCCTCCATTGCATCGGGTAACCATACATGAAGGGGAAATTGAGCCGATTTAGCAACCGCACCGACAAATAAGAATAAAGCACACAAAGAAACAAATAAAAAATTTGTCCCATTATTATAATTATAAATCAAGTTATTAAATATTTCGAACAAATCCCGAAATTCGAAACTACCTGTTATCCAATAAAGACCCAAAATTCCTAATAATAAACCAAAATCCCCTACACGATTAGTTACAAACGCTTTTTGACAAGCATTTGCCGCAATAGGCCGTGTGAACCAAAAACCTATTAATAAATATGAACACATTCCAACTAATTCCCAAAAAATATAAATTTGTATCAAATTAGAACTAGTAACTAATCCCAACATGGAAGCATTGAAAAAACTCATATAAGCAAAAAATCTCAAATATCCTTGATCATGAGACATATAATTGTCACTATAAATAAGAACCATAATTCCAACCGTAGTGATTAATATTGACATAATAGAAGTAAGTGGATCAATCAAGTAGCCGAACTCTAAAGAAAAATCATTATTGATGGTCCAAGACCATACATATTGATATATAGAACTGCTATTTATTTGATGAATAGACAGATTGACCGAAAAAGTCATAACTATACTTAACAATAAAACACTAGTAAAAGACCACATACGCCGAAGATTTTTTGTTGCTGTTGGAAAAAGGAGAAGTCCCACTCCTAGTAACATAGGAATTGGAAGTGGAAGGAAAGGTATGATCCATGCATATTGATATGTATGTTCCATAAAAAAATAAAACCCTTTTATTCTTAATTACTTGTTTCCGATTCACCGGTTATTATCTCTTTTGAGATTGAAAGGAGTCAATAAAAAAAAAAATCAAGATATACAAGAACTTAAATAGAATTTTCTAATTATTTTGAATTGTTATCAAATACTTCAAATATTCAAATCAAGAAGTTACAATTGGAAAAATGATATGACCAAATTAGTACTTACTATTGAAAGGTAAATACTTAGTTATTAAATAAGATATTTATGAAGAGATATAAAATGAAAATTCTATATTACGAAAATTTATATCTATAGAGCAAGGATAAAGAATTACACCAAAAATAAAATAGGACTCGATTATGATATGAATCATAGGATCTACTGCGGTCAAGTAACTTCACCCAAGAAACTAAGATTAAGAACTAGTTATTTTAGTTAGTTTATTCGGAATCAGTAACTAATTCATTGTGTAACTGATTGATTCTCTTCTATTCCAAATACTGCTATTCTAATGAATAGATATTTATGTTTATAGGAAAGGTTATGATATCCAGCCCTTTACTTTATATAACATAGAATTAAATAAAGGAATTACTAAACTGGCTTTTATCAAGTCATGTAACTTTTAACAGATTAGATTAGCTACAACAAATTAGATTAATTACTAGTCTCATTCGAATTTTCTAATTTTAATTAGGTGTACTTTTTCTTCGAACTTGATCAATTAATATAAAAAGGGATTAAAGTTTTTAATTAGGTAAAAGTTGGGTTCAAAAACTTTTCGATGTATTTTATTCCATTTATAAATGCAGCACGACAAAAATAGACAGAAATATAAATGGAAGCCCCTTGGGTTCTTTATTTTATATTTTTTCAACTTCAACCAATTCTATTTCTATGGCACAACGGATACTATAGATTTGAATGAGTATATAGTATATAAAGGTACCAATCAGTACGAATTATTCTTTCTTTCGGATATTGTATGAAATAGAAATATACAATTTTTTTGACAAAATCATATATTGTTTTTCTTTTTTTGTTCTTAGTAAGATTTTATGCGATTTTCAATTTTCCATCTCTATATATTTATTATTATTATTTGTTTTTATAAAGAGAGTATCATCTAGAGAATAAATAGATCGATAATGAATAGTAACGATTTGTTTTGAACAATAACTAGATGTCTTTGACATCCAACTATAACAATGAGTAGCCTCTTAGTTTTTGAATGGCAGTTCCAAAAAAACGTACTTCTATGTCAAAAAAGCGTATTCATAAAAATATTTGGAAAAGGAAGGGATGGCGAGCCGCGTTAAAGGCTTTTGCGTTAGCGAAATCTCTTTCTACCGGGAATTCTAAAAGTTTTTTTGTGCGCCAACTAAATAATCAAACGTTAGAATAATCTGAATCGTCCTGACTCGAAAAAGTCTAATTTCGAATATAAAATGAATGATTTCCATTCCTTAATTGTTTTGAACGGATCAATATGAACTGTAATTCGCTTCGCTCGTATGATATGTCGAATAAGAATTCTTCTGTCTATTGAATTCTAAAAATGGTACTTGTTTTTTGTTTGAAAAAAAAAAAAAGAAATAAAGACAAGATACAAGGTTTAACATTTCTTTTTAGTATGTTTTATCATTTTCGAGATGGGGATTCTTATTTTCCCCATCGACTCATTTGTCACAATAATATTTTTCTTTTATTTAGAAGAGAAAATATAAGATCTTTAATCAAAATAAATCAATGGGTCGTTGTCGTTGAAACTCATTTATTAAGTTTCAAATTTGTTTGGTAACTTTCGGAATCATTATTTCTCTGAATCAATATATACTCCCGCCTTCAATCTAATCGATAAAAGACCTTTTTTCCTATTTAGGCAGATATTATGTACAAAGAATATATCAATTTTTAGTGATCCAAAATAGATACTATGTTTGCACTGTAAGATCGACTAAGATATATCTTTATAACTCTATATTCCTTTCCTTTAGAAAGAATTTTTTTAAGTACGGTAAAATGCCGATAGAAATAAAACTTTTTTGTTATATGATATATCCAGCCCAATATCTAATTGATTTGATAAATCCTAACACAAACAAATTATCTACCCAACGAAAATCCTAACGATTAATACAATTTGTATACAAAGCTATACAAATATTTACATAAATTCTTTTGGATGTTGTTCTAAAATTGTGATACATAAAAATCCTATGTTTTTGTTCAAAATCCATTTTTTTTTTAGATTCATGAAATCAGATAAATGAGAAATGAATCAGTAAAAAATTTAAATGAGAAAGGGACTTTTCTTTTGAGTTATATGCATGAATTGAGGGCAGAACTATCTAGTTAAAACAGTTATATTCCAGGAAACAGAAACTGTGCGAAAACCCATTGTTAAGTTTAAAAAAAAACTGAGACAACCTAAAATGAACGGTCAAATCCCTATTTAAATTAAACAAATTTTTATTCATCAATTTGAATGTTTCCTAAAAAATATTGGATTGAATTGATTAGTTCAATCTCGACGATTGAATAATAATAGGTTATTATGATTTCGAGCAAGCCGCTATGGTGAAATTGGTAGACACGCTGCTCTTAGGAAGCAGTGCTAGAGCATCTCGGTTCGAGTCCGAGTGGCGGCATGGCATCTTCTAAAAGAGATACAATAATCCCTATAATGAATAATGAATTCAATTCCCGATTTCCATTCCGGGACCTTCTTTTTTTTATTTTGTAAAGACGAAGAAACAAATTCTATTTATGATATTTTCGACTTTAGAGCATATATTAACTCATATCTCCTTTTCGGTCGTTTCAATTGTAATTACAATTCATTTGATAACCTTATTAGTCGATGAAATCGTAGGACTTTCTGATTCGTCAGAAAAGGGCATGATAGCTACTTTTTTCTGTATAACAGGATTATTAGTCACTCGTTGGATTTATTTGGGACATTTCCCATTAAGTGATTTGTATGAATCATTAATTTTCCTTTCATGGAGTTTCTCCATTATTCATATAGTTCCATATTTTAAAAAACATAAAAATCATTTAAGCGCACTAACCGCGCCAAGTGCTATTTTTACCCAAGGATTTGCTACTTCAGGTCTTTTAACTGAAATGCATCAATCCGAAATATTAGTACCCGCTCTCCAATCCCAGTGGTTAATGATGCATGTAAGTATGATGGTATTGGGTTATGCAGCTCTTTTATGTGGATCATTATTATCAGTAGCTCTTTTAGTCATTACATTTCGACAAGACATAAGGATTCTTTGTAAAAACAATCATTTTTTAAATAAGTCATTTTCCTTTGATGAGATCCAATATATGAATAAAGGAAACAATGTTTTACAAAACACTTCTTTTCTTTCTGTTAGGAATTATTACAGGGCCCAATTTATTCAACAATTGGATCATTGGAGTTATCGTGTTATTAGTTTAGGGTTTCTTTTTTTAACCATAGGTATTCTTTCGGGAGCAGTGTGGGCTAATGAGGCATGGGGATCATATTGGAATTGGGACCCAAAAGAAACTTGGGCATTTATTACTTGGACCATATTCGCGATTTATTTACATACTCGAACAAATAAAAATTTGCAAGTCGCAAATTCTGCAATTGTGGCTTCTATGGGCTTTCTTATAATTTGGATATGCTATTTTGGGGTCAATCTGTTAGGAATAGGGCTACATAGTTATGGTTCATTTACATTTTCATCTAACCTTTGAATTGAGGAAAGGACTGATGAATACAGACACAGGGTAGTGTATATATATATAAACTTTGTGTAAGCCGGGGAAAACCAGAACCATTTGAATCACTGCACTACTTGATTCAAATGGTTCTCACAAACGCCAAACGTATTCAATTCATTTTTTTTTTTTACTTAACTCAAGAGGAGAAAAAAAAAGAAGTCTTTTTTTCATTTTCATTGTACAGCGAACAATTTTTAAAACCATAGGGTTAATTTTTTATTTTTTGTTTTATTCATGAAAACTATCTATAAAAAAAATTAGATAGAATAGCTTCAACCTTGTCAACTGATAATGAGAGAACGAAATCCGGGTAAATACCAATACCTATTACGGGTAGAAAGATAGAGATCAAAACAAATAACTCTCGCGGTCCAGAATCAAAAAAATAAGAGTTTGGGGCATTAAATAGCTTGTATCCATAGAACATCTGGCGTGACATAGATAATGAATAAATAGGAGTTAATATCATTCCAATTGCCATTACAAAAGTAATTAGTATTTTTGGCATTAAAAGAAATTTTTGGCTGGTAATTATTCCAAAAAAGACTATCAATTCTGCAACAAAACCGCTCATGCCCGGTAATGCAAGGGAAGCCATCGATAAGATACTGAACATTGTGAATATTTTTGGCATTGGGATAGCTATTCCGCCCATCTCGTCGAGATAAATAAGACGTATTCTATCATAACTGGTTCCTGCCAAGAAAAAAAGCGCAGCACCAAGAAATCCATGAGAGATTATTTGTAAAATGGCTCCGTTGAGTCCCGTATCGGTTATAGAACCAATTCCTATAATTATGAAACCCATATGAGATACAGAGGAATAGGCTATTCTTTTTTTTAAATTACGTTGACCAGAAGATGTTGAAGCTGCATAGATTATTTGCATTGTACCTACTACTACCAACCAGGGAGAAAATATAGAATGAGCGTGGGGTAATAATTCCATATTGATCCGAACCAAACCATACGCTCCCATTTTTAATAAGATTCCAGCTAGAAGCATACAAGTACTATAATGTGCTTCTCCATGGGTGTCTGGTAACCATGTATGTAGTGGGATAATCGGTGATTTGACAGCAAAAGCAATAAAAAATCCAA contains:
- the ndhF gene encoding NADH dehydrogenase subunit 5; translation: MEHTYQYAWIIPFLPLPIPMLLGVGLLLFPTATKNLRRMWSFTSVLLLSIVMTFSVNLSIHQINSSSIYQYVWSWTINNDFSLEFGYLIDPLTSIMSILITTVGIMVLIYSDNYMSHDQGYLRFFAYMSFFNASMLGLVTSSNLIQIYIFWELVGMCSYLLIGFWFTRPIAANACQKAFVTNRVGDFGLLLGILGLYWITGSFEFRDLFEIFNNLIYNYNNGTNFLFVSLCALFLFVGAVAKSAQFPLHVWLPDAMEGPTPISALIHAATMVAAGIFLVARLFPLFIVIPYIMNLISLIGIITILLGATLALAQKDIKKSLAYSTMSQLGYTMLALGMGSYRAALFHLITHAYSKALLFLGSGSIIHSMEAIVGYSPDKSQNMVLMGGLTKHVPITKNTFLLGTLSLCGIPPLACFWSKDEILNDSWLYSPIFAIIACLTAGLTAFYMFRIYLLTFEGYFNVHCKNYSGKKSSLFYSISLWGKEGQKTIKKKIRLLTLLTTNNNENEKASFFSKKVYRLDGNVRKMTRPFITINQFDNKNTFLYPQESDNTMLFPLFALALFTLFVGAIGIPFNQERMDFDILSKWLNPATNLLHKNLNNYGDWYEFVINAIFSVSISYFGIFLASLLYNPVYSSLQNLDLINSVAKKVPKRIFWDKIINKVYNWSYNRGYIDAFYETSLTKGIRGLAELTHFFDGRVIDGITNGVGVTSFFVGESIKYVGGGRISSYLFLYLSSVSILLLISYFFLNQ
- the rpl32 gene encoding ribosomal protein L32, encoding MAVPKKRTSMSKKRIHKNIWKRKGWRAALKAFALAKSLSTGNSKSFFVRQLNNQTLE
- the ccsA gene encoding cytochrome c biogenesis protein; the encoded protein is MIFSTLEHILTHISFSVVSIVITIHLITLLVDEIVGLSDSSEKGMIATFFCITGLLVTRWIYLGHFPLSDLYESLIFLSWSFSIIHIVPYFKKHKNHLSALTAPSAIFTQGFATSGLLTEMHQSEILVPALQSQWLMMHVSMMVLGYAALLCGSLLSVALLVITFRQDIRILCKNNHFLNKSFSFDEIQYMNKGNNVLQNTSFLSVRNYYRAQFIQQLDHWSYRVISLGFLFLTIGILSGAVWANEAWGSYWNWDPKETWAFITWTIFAIYLHTRTNKNLQVANSAIVASMGFLIIWICYFGVNLLGIGLHSYGSFTFSSNL
- the ndhD gene encoding NADH dehydrogenase subunit 4 (start methionine may be created by RNA editing), producing MNYFPWLTLIVVLPMSAGSLIFFLPHRGNKVIRWYTIFICMLELLLTTYVFCYHFQLDDPLIQLVEDYKWINFFDFDWRLGIDGLSIGPILLTGFITTLATLAAWPVTRDSRLFHFLMLAMYSGQIGSFSSRDLLLFFIMWELELIPVYLLLSMWGGKKRLYSATKFILYTAGGSIFLLLGVLGIGLYGSNEPTLNFETSANQSYPVALEIIFYIGFFIAFAVKSPIIPLHTWLPDTHGEAHYSTCMLLAGILLKMGAYGLVRINMELLPHAHSIFSPWLVVVGTMQIIYAASTSSGQRNLKKRIAYSSVSHMGFIIIGIGSITDTGLNGAILQIISHGFLGAALFFLAGTSYDRIRLIYLDEMGGIAIPMPKIFTMFSILSMASLALPGMSGFVAELIVFFGIITSQKFLLMPKILITFVMAIGMILTPIYSLSMSRQMFYGYKLFNAPNSYFFDSGPRELFVLISIFLPVIGIGIYPDFVLSLSVDKVEAILSNFFYR